GGGCCATTGGAATATATGCTGGTTTGAGTCGGTCCATGAAAATTCGCTGAGGAACATTTTGGACATCCACATTTAAAAACTTATCACTTCGTTCTAACACTCTAAACGGGCCGGTATAGGGAGGTTTAAAAGGAGACTTTACTTTATCGGTCCGCACAAACACATGACTCGCAGTCTGTAGATCCGGATGGACAAAGACAGTGCGGGCTGAGTGGTTGCTCGTCGGTACAAGACGCAATGCTGTTATGGTCTCACTTAGTCGTTGGACAAAACTATGCTCGTCGAGTGTACCAGCACTAGGGACAAGTAGCTGTCCAGGGAGACTCACGGGGGTACTATACACTAACTCGGAGGCTGTACATGCAAGGTCTTGTTTGAAAGTGTTTCGAAGGCTTAGCATGACCAGAGGGAGGGCTTTAACCCACGATACTGTGTCCGCAGCGATGATAGCAGTCCAATTTTGGCACGTTGACATTGGATGCACTCTCGTGACCACTGCTTGACTTGGCGATTCATGTTATGCCCTGGGCATGTATATGTAGCAGCATGCCCTGGGTGGGACTGCGTGTGGAACTTCAGGAAAACATCTCTTTGGAACACAGCTGGCACATAAACTCGTATACGACCATGTTGGACTGAACAATAAATAGGTCGCTGGCTATCTGGTAGAACTATGCGTTGAAGTTGTAAGGAACTGGCAGGATCGTTCAGAGTCTGTTGAAGGCTCTCATCTGTAGTCTGAGCTTCGGATAGCCGGTCATAGTCAATGGTAATGGGTGTTGTGAGCGTCTACTTTAGGTCGAGAGATAATCGGCAACGATATTGGCTGCTCCCTGTATATGTCGAATATCGGTCGAGAATTGGCCAATAAATTCTAGTTGACGTATCTGTCGTGGAGACTGCCGCTCATGGCGCTGTTGGAAGGCAAACGTTAAAGGCTTGTGATCAGTATAAATGGTAAACGACATGCCCTCAAGAAAATGGCGGAAGTGATGTGTGCCACTGAATATAGCAAGCAACTCTCGGTCATAAGTGCTGTAGTTTCGCTCTCTCCTAGAAAGCTTTCGAAAGAAGAAAGCGATGGGCTGTAGTTGTTCACCTATAAGCTGTTGCAAAACACCGCCGATGGCAGCATCTAAGGCATCAACTGACATGTTCAATTGGGCATTTGGTGCTGGAAAGACCAATTCAGTCGACGCGGCCAAGAGTTCTTTGACCTTGGTAAAAGCTGCTGCAGCTGCTGGTGTTACTGTTAGTtcttgctgctttttcttttgctGAGACAATAACTACGTTAGTGGCATTAGCTCATTGGCAGCATTAGGTAACCAACGTCTGTAGAAATGTAGCATACCCATAAATCGTCATAGCTGTCGATAGGTCGTAGGTTGTAGAAACTTGCGAATCGCGCTAACTTTAGCCGGCAATGGACGAACGCCAGTTGGGGATACCGTGGCACCCAGAGAGTTTACTTCACGTTTACGGAATTTTGATTTATCCTTGTTGATTTGGAGTCCATTTGCTTCCAGAATCCGAAGTACTGATGCCAGGTGTTGCTCATGCTCAGTCTCAGTCTCCGAGGCAACCAAAATATCGTCAATGTATACATACACATATGAGCACTCTCGAAAAAGGTGATCGAGGTATCTCTGGAACGTCTGGGCAGCATTTCGCAAACCGAACGGCATTCGGAGGAACTCGTACAGCCCAAAGAGGGTTATTACAGCCGTCTTTTGGACATCCTTCGGGTGGACTGGAATTTGGTAAAAAGCACGTATCAAATCGATGCAAGAGAAAATTTTCTTACCATGTAGCTGGTTAGCAAAATCCTGGATGTGCGGTATCGGGTAGCGATCTGGGTTCGTCATGGCATTTAAAC
The genomic region above belongs to Diabrotica undecimpunctata isolate CICGRU chromosome 8, icDiaUnde3, whole genome shotgun sequence and contains:
- the LOC140448884 gene encoding uncharacterized protein, with protein sequence MSTCQNWTAIIAADTVSWVKALPLVMLSLRNTFKQDLACTASELVYSTPVSLPGQLLVPSAGTLDEHSFVQRLSETITALRLVPTSNHSARTVFVHPDLQTASHVFVRTDKVKSPFKPPYTGPFRVLERSDKFLNVDVQNVPQRIFMDRLKPAYIPMAQQQVQEEHAYANRLMSNTGQHSRSKPAGSSLEGSPVAD